A stretch of Lathyrus oleraceus cultivar Zhongwan6 chromosome 6, CAAS_Psat_ZW6_1.0, whole genome shotgun sequence DNA encodes these proteins:
- the LOC127092662 gene encoding protein MAIN-LIKE 1 — protein MVRRRGADGRIPVRTLDRGASSSAAAAEPTGYPGGPYDTSLLVKYEHHVARHIWFGEERGPKKELKVAGHGLKLNSRVPLALPPQMESWVSRSGLASLQRTSLNKIDTNLVSAFVERWHLETSSFHMPFGEMSITLDDVACLLHLPIRGIFWSPQDVTEELAVELAVDYLGVSQSQAQSHVRSCRGSYYKLEWLYDIFVHHRAASSWAYATRAYLLMLVGSTIFADKTFTLVEARYLLLFRDLDGCSGYSWGAAALVTLYRYLGDASMYSCKQLGGYPTLLQCWIHEYFPTVGKRGENWNPAGNCGLPRAMRWSYRQGVLKVDDLRPILDELTPTDVIWRPFEDHRAWRVFDEICLYRGCLKWGETVVPYLPDRCLRQFGYRQYVPSPPLDCMMATDIDVDWISYHQSVVDVIGSSSVATTPSEVVDGYLEWYYRVSHPRLVPPHRDAPREVPVPVYDAGPSDPDWARVSTLIRRYLRQVNAEEEDPQFSDLFEALHISRSH, from the exons a tggttcgaagaagaggtgcagatggccggattccagtccgcacgttagaccggggtgcatcttcatctgcagctgcagctgagccgactggatatccaggagggccgtacgatacatcgcttttggtgaagtacgagcatcatgttgctcgacatatatggttcggtgag gaaagaggaccaaagaaagagttgaaggttgccggacatggactgaagttgaattctagggttccattggctcttccaccacagatggagagttgggtatctagatccggtttagcttcactgcagagaacgagtctgaacaagatagacacaaatcttgtctctgcatttgtggaaagatggcatctagagacatcttcatttcacatgccgtttggtgaaatgagcattactttagaTGATGTCGCATGTCTACTTCACTTGCCCATTAGGGGTATCTTTtggagtcctcaggatgtgactgaagagctagctgttgaacttgctgtggactacctaggagtgtcacagagtcaggcacagtcacatgttcggagctgcagggggtcgtattacaagttggagtggttatatGATATATTCGTACATCATAGGGCTGCTTccagctgggcatatgcgactagagcatatctattgatgttggtgggttccaccatatttgctgataagacctttacacttgtagaggcacgatacctcctcctgtttagggacttggatggatgttcaggatatagttggggagcagctgcactagttaccctctaccgatatcttggagatgcgtccatgtacagttgcaaacagctaggtggatatcctactctcctacag tgttggattcacgagtattttccaactgttggaaaaagaggggagaattggaaTCCTGCTGGAAACTGTGGTCTTCcccgagcgatgagatggtcATATAGACAGGGAGTCCTGAAGGTCgatgatttacgacctattttggacgagctgacacctaCCGACGTCATCTGGCgaccatttgaggatcatagagcatggcgtgtatttgatgagatatgtctttacaggggctgtttgaagtggggtgaaacagttgttccatacttgcctgatagatgtttacgtcagttcgggtatagacagtatgttccatccccacctctggattgtatgatggcgacggatattgatgttgattggatcaGTTACCATCAGAGTGTTGTCGATGTGATCGGTTCATCTTCCgtggccaccactccatctgagGTAGTAGACggttatctggagtggtattatcgtgtttcccatccacggttggtccctccccatcgtgacGCTCCTAGAGAGGTACCCGTTCCTGTATATGACGCCGGGCCATCTGATCCTgattgggctcgtgtatctacattgattcgtcgctatctgagacaggttaatgctgaagaggaagatccacagttttctgatttatttgaagctttgcatatttctcgttcacattga